ACCTGAAGTAGAACTGGTTCGGGTCTTTCCTGTCATTGAATTTATAATCTAGGTTCAGGTGTGTGTATTTCGCATTAGCAGCTTCATTGATGTTATGCAGGTCGGTACTTAGACGGTCGGAACCGATAACATATACATAATTGCCATTGTCTTTATGTGCATCATCCCTGCGGCCTATCATGTCGATATTAAGGTCGGCAATGGTATTAGCAATAGGGAAAAGCGGGTTTTCTGAATAATAGCGCGAACCGTGCAGGCCGTGCTCTTCGCCGGTAACGTGCAGGAACAGTATGGAGCGTTTCGGGCCGTAGCCGTCTTTTTTGGCCTGCATGAATGCTTGTGCGATTTCGAGAAGTGCAACCGTTCCGGATCCGTCGTCATCGGCACCGTTGTACACCTCACCATTCTTCATGCCCACGTGGTCATAATGGGCAGAGATGACAAGGATCTCATCGGGTTTTTCGCTTCCTTCTATAAATGCCCAGATGTTCTCAGAATCGCCAAGCTTAGGACTGAATGCCTTAGCCATAAAGGCAGCCGGCACCGGCTGGTAGTAATTTTCAGCGCCTTTCGGGAACGGGATTTTTTCCGCTTCGTATTGGCTGATAAGATATTTACCGGCTTTCTTTTGGCCGGGTTCACCGGTATTGCGGCCTTCCATTTCATCACTGGCAACGATATACAGGTGTTTTTTCAGGTCAGAAGCCGTGATTGAATTCATGTACTTGGTCACATCGGCCTTAGCGTAATCTTTTTTGGCATTCTTTCCTGTACTGCACGAAAGCACGAACAGGGAAAGTGATGCTACTATAAGGGTTTTTCTCATTGGATAGTGATTTGCTTTATTAGTGAGGTAAATATAGCGTTTTGTTACAGGTTAAGTAAAAGTTTTGCCACGAATTACAAAAATACCTCAAATTGAATTGATGAAATTAGTGCAACCTGCTTACCGCAGGCAGGTTCGTGGCTAAAAACTTATTTACCTCCAAATATTTCATCCAAAAACAAAAGGAAATGCGCCCATGAACGCTTATCTGCTTTTTCATTATAGGCAGCCCCTTTAGAGTTGTCCGTGCCATTCTCCTTTTCGGTAAAGGCGTGTACGGCATTAGCATAGTATATCATTTGCCAGTCGGCTTTGCCATCCCTCATTTCCTTTTGGAACTGCTCGATATCTTTTTGCGGTACATACGGGTCATCAGCGCCATGCAGGATAAGCACCTTAGGTTTTACAGGACCGTTCGGGCGTGAAGCATCTTTGCCAAGGCCGCCGTGGAAAGAAACAATACCTTTTACGTTCATCCCGCCGCGCACTGCCTCCAGTGCGCCGGTACCGCCAAAGCAATAGCCTATAATAACGATATTATCTTTATCTACCCCAATACTTGCAAAGGCATCCAGAGCAGCTTTGATCCTCTTTTGGTATAATTCGGGATTGTTTTTAAAATAGCCCGACTTTTCACCGGCCTGTTGTGGAGTAGTAGGGTAGTTGCCTTCACCGTAAATATCGGCAACAAACGAATAGTAACCCAGCTCGTTAAGTTTTGTTGCTACCTCCTTTGTGTGGTCATTGATGCCCATCCATGCAGGGAGAATAAGAACACCAGGCTTACCTTTAATAGGTTTTTTAGGCGCATTGCCAAAACCATGAAGTGTTTGTTTTCCTTCCATATAAACAACGTTTTTCAGCTGTGCATTTACTTGTAGTGCCATAAATACTGCGAGTAATAATAGTTTAGTTTTCATTATTGGATATTTTTTATAAATATAAAAAAGAAAGCCTTTATACGCAATGTATAAAAGCTTTCGGTGAATCAGGCATTAACCTTATATAAGAATAACCACATAAGAATATAGCTTTAAGGGAGTGGGCAAACTGACGTATGGTCGTAATGAAGCATTACTCCAATGCCATGGCAGCTGTTGCCCTTTAGTTTACTTTCCCGGCTATAACGCAGGAACCTGCGATGCTTATGTGGTTAAATACGTTCTAACTCGTTTGTAATTCGTGTTTGCCTTCCTTGATTTCTTCTACCATTTTCTTATTGAAGGCAGGCAGGTCGTCCGGCGTGCGACTGGTAACAAGGCCATTGTCTACAACAACTTCTTTATCCACCCAGTTGGCGCCGGCATTTATCAGGTCTTTTTTCACAGAAGGGAACGATGTAAGTTCACGGCCGTCAACCACCTCGGCATTAATAAGTATCTGCGGGCCGTGGCATATCGCGGCTACCGGTTTTTTCTCATCGAAAAAGCTTTTTACGAAAGCAATAGCATCCTCGCTTCTCCTCAACTGGTCAGGGTTAATGACACCTCCGGGTAGCACCAGTGCGTGGTAATCGCCAGAAGATACTTCGTCAAGCGTTTTATCCACTTTGTATTCGCCGCTCCAGTTGCCGTTTGCCCAGGCTTTTATAGTACCGCTTTTAAGGCTTACGATATCTGCAGTCCACCCCTGCTGCTCCAGGTATTCCTTTGGGGATTTCAATTCGCTTTCTTCAAAACCGTTGGTTGCCAGTATGGCTACTTTTTTGCTCATGATTGTAATTTGTTTATGTTCAACAGTATAAAATTACTGCACCATCTACTCTTTCATTTATAAAACCATATTAAAGTTGTGCCAAAGTTTGTTAATGCTATTCATCGTTATAATTAAATCCGCTAATTTTAATATGATTACTCTTATAAATTATGAAAGATATATTTGAATGGAAGCGGCTATTATTTAACGATCTGCCTTACGAGTTTCTTTTTGAGGTAGGATTCCGTACCGTAATAATGTTTACGGTAGTGCTGCTAACTCTAAAGTTTGCAGGTAAAAGAGGTGTAAAGCAGCTGTCGATATTTGAGGTAGTTATCATCATATCGCTTGGCTCAGCGGCGGGCGACCCGATGTTTTATGAAGATGTAGGGCTTGTTCCTGCTATAATTGTATTCCTGATTATTCTTACCATGTACCGCGGCGTTACCTGGCTGCTGGGGAAAAGCAAAAAGTTTGAAAACTTTATCGAGGGAAAAACACAATGCCTTATAGAGGATGGCCAATTTTCCCTTGCAAGCTTTGAAAGGGAAGACTTGGCGCAGGATGAGTTTTTCGCCGAACTACGCCTTAAATCCATCGAACATCTCGGGCAGGTGAGGAACGCCTATATTGAAACTAACGGTGCAATCAGTGTTTACTTTTATGACGATGCCGATGTAAAATTCGGCCTGCCGATACGTCCGCAGCTGTTCAGCCTGAAAAGCACCAACATTCCCAAGAGCGGTATTTATGCCTGTACTTTTTGTGCCAATACCCAGCGGCTCGAACCTACGTCGGGAAAATGCTCGGTATGCAGCAGAAACGAATGGGTGGAAGCTATAAAATCAAAACGTATCGTTTAGCCTGATTGCCGATTTTTTGCCACGAATTTCACAAATTTTCGAGTATGAGTAAGCACGTCTCGCTCCCCTTTCCTTGGTAGAGGAGCCGGGGGAGAGACTTCTAATCCAGGTTTAATTCACGATATAAGAAATCTGTGAAAATCCGCCCGATCCGCGTCATCCGCGTTACATAAAACAAAAAAGACTGCCTTAATATCTAAGGACAGCCTCTTTTTCATTTATTGTAAATATTGTAATTAACCCCTTCTTCCGCCTGCGTGACCTCCGCCACCACCTCCCGATGACCTTGATGGTGCCGGTGCGCTTTGCCTTGCCGGTGCGGGAGCGCTATTCCTTATCGTAGGGCTGCTGCTTCGCGAAGGGATGGGTGTGTTCATTGTTGGTGCACTGCTTCTTGCCGGGGTACTATTCCTTACCGAAGGCATGCTGTTACCCCTGTCCATAGATGAATTGCTTCTCGATGGCATAGAAGGCTGTGCAGTGTTCCTTGATGGAGGCGTGGTTACAGTCCTTGCCGGTGTGTTGCTATTAACTCTTGAGGGCGTGCCTGAAGAGCGTACGATCTGCCCGTTGGAGTTAGATGCATCCTGTCCCGACCTTGAAGGTGTTGTATTCCTAATCGTTCCGCCATTGTTCCTCACGCTGTTGATGTTAGTGTTTCGCACCACATTGGATGTTGGCCTTGCAGAAGAGTTATTAAAGCTGCTCCTTGTTCCGCCTGAGGCGCTTTGAGCCCTCGAATTGCTACGGCTTTGTTCCAGTGCATAGCGGTTTGATACATTATTCCTTGAGCTGAAGCCGGTATTAGGGTGCTGCCTTTCGTAAGCATTGGTCCTCCTTGAGCTGTACATTGCCATGGCCCGTGAACTTCTCCTGGTGTTGCAGTAGGTGTACGTGTTCCTGTTGTTTATATGCACATGGATGTTGTTACGATACCTGTACACGGGATATGGCGCCCAGTAGCTGTAGTAGGTAGGGTAGTAGCCCCAGTACCACGGAGAGTAGTACGGGCGGTAGCTGCTCACCCAGAATACATCAAAAAGAAATGGCCTCCTTACATAAACCGGCTCATAAATATAATTGGGTCCGTACATGTATACATCACCAACCACCTGAACCTGTACGTTGTTGTTTCTGTCTCTTTCTACCTCAATA
Above is a genomic segment from Flavobacterium album containing:
- a CDS encoding M28 family metallopeptidase; the encoded protein is MRKTLIVASLSLFVLSCSTGKNAKKDYAKADVTKYMNSITASDLKKHLYIVASDEMEGRNTGEPGQKKAGKYLISQYEAEKIPFPKGAENYYQPVPAAFMAKAFSPKLGDSENIWAFIEGSEKPDEILVISAHYDHVGMKNGEVYNGADDDGSGTVALLEIAQAFMQAKKDGYGPKRSILFLHVTGEEHGLHGSRYYSENPLFPIANTIADLNIDMIGRRDDAHKDNGNYVYVIGSDRLSTDLHNINEAANAKYTHLNLDYKFNDRKDPNQFYFRSDHYNFAKKGIPIIFYFNGVHEDYHMATDEPQKIEYDLLAKRAQLAFVTAWELANRDNRPVVDKDGK
- a CDS encoding dienelactone hydrolase family protein produces the protein MKTKLLLLAVFMALQVNAQLKNVVYMEGKQTLHGFGNAPKKPIKGKPGVLILPAWMGINDHTKEVATKLNELGYYSFVADIYGEGNYPTTPQQAGEKSGYFKNNPELYQKRIKAALDAFASIGVDKDNIVIIGYCFGGTGALEAVRGGMNVKGIVSFHGGLGKDASRPNGPVKPKVLILHGADDPYVPQKDIEQFQKEMRDGKADWQMIYYANAVHAFTEKENGTDNSKGAAYNEKADKRSWAHFLLFLDEIFGGK
- a CDS encoding type 1 glutamine amidotransferase domain-containing protein codes for the protein MSKKVAILATNGFEESELKSPKEYLEQQGWTADIVSLKSGTIKAWANGNWSGEYKVDKTLDEVSSGDYHALVLPGGVINPDQLRRSEDAIAFVKSFFDEKKPVAAICHGPQILINAEVVDGRELTSFPSVKKDLINAGANWVDKEVVVDNGLVTSRTPDDLPAFNKKMVEEIKEGKHELQTS
- a CDS encoding DUF421 domain-containing protein, producing the protein MKDIFEWKRLLFNDLPYEFLFEVGFRTVIMFTVVLLTLKFAGKRGVKQLSIFEVVIIISLGSAAGDPMFYEDVGLVPAIIVFLIILTMYRGVTWLLGKSKKFENFIEGKTQCLIEDGQFSLASFEREDLAQDEFFAELRLKSIEHLGQVRNAYIETNGAISVYFYDDADVKFGLPIRPQLFSLKSTNIPKSGIYACTFCANTQRLEPTSGKCSVCSRNEWVEAIKSKRIV